The nucleotide sequence GCCAACAACCACGACCGCCCGCGGTCGCCACAGCAGAGCACCGCCGGGTCGCAGACCACGGTGCTGGGGACCCGAGAACTCCGTAGGTTGTGGGTTCGAATCCCACGGGGCCCACCGCACGCCGGCCGACACCGGCCGGGCACGGGCCGGCGGCGCCGGACCGCCCGCCCGGCGCCGCCGATCCGCACCGCCCCGCTCAGGCCGCCTCGACCCAGACGGCCGTCTCCGGAGCCAGCCCCTCCCCCTGAGAGGGGTTGCTGCTCAGGAGGATGCGACCGGGCACGGCCACCTCGTGCGCCGAGAAGTTGAGCAGGCAGGACCAGCCGCCCGATCGCCGGAAGTGCAGGACCAGCGGGTCGTCGGTCGGCACCCACGCGAAGGACTCGTCGTGGGCCAGCTTGCGCCGCAGGTGCAGCGCCGCGCGGTAGAGCTCGAGGCTGCTGTCCGGGCGGCCGGCCTGGACGTCGACGGCGACGTCGGCGAAGGACGCGGGCTGGGGCAGCCACGCACCGTCCGGGCCGAAGCCGAACGACGGTCCGGACGCGGTCCACGGCAGCGGCACGCGGCACCCGTCACGCCCCTTGAGCACCCGCCCGGTGCGCTCGTGGACGGGGTCCTGCAGCCGGTCGCGCGGGAGGTCGGCGACCTCGAGCAGCCCGAGCTCCTCCCCCTGGTAGAGGTAGGCCGACCCGGGCAGGGCGAGCATCGTCAGCGTCGCCGCGCGGGCCCGCCGGGCGGCGCCCGCGGGGTCCACGGCGGGGGCCAGCCCGTCGGTCGAGAGCCAGGCGTCGACGTCGGTGCCGGCGGGGAGGGCGAGCCGGCTCGCGTGGCGCGGCACGTCGTGGCTGGAGAGCACCCACGTCATCCCCCCGCCGACGGCGCCGTGCTCGGCGAGGGAGCGGGTGATGACGTCGCGGAACTGGTCGGCGTCCCACTCGGACTTGAGCAGCGAGAAGTCGAAGACCTGCCCGAGCTCGTCGTTGCGCGCGTAGAGGTAGGTGCGGCTGCTCGTCGGGTGCCAGGTCTCGGCGACGGCCATCCGCGGCGGGTCGTACTCGTCGAAGACGCGCCGCCACGAGCGGTAGATCTCGTGCACCTCCTCGCGGTCGTACAGCGGGTCGGTGCCGTCGAGCGGCAGCCGGGAGTCCAGGTGGGGCTGGCTGCGCAGCGGCTCGGTGAGGTCCTTGGCCAGGGAGTGCGCGACGTCGATGCGGAAGCCGTCGACGCCCCGGTCGGCCCAGAAGCGCAGCGTGTCGAGGAAGTACTGCCGCACCTCGGGGTGGCTCCAGTCGAGGTCGGGCTGCTCCCGCGCGAAGAGGTGGCAGTACCACTCGCCGTCCTGCGTGCGCTCCCACGCCGGGCCCCCGAAGTGCGAG is from Arthrobacter sp. NEB 688 and encodes:
- a CDS encoding alpha-amylase family glycosyl hydrolase is translated as MPVDAAPHDPTTRDWWRDAVVYQVYPRSFSDSDGDGIGDLPGVRSRLPYVAELGVDAVWLSPFYPSPLADGGYDITDHRDVDPRLGTLADFDALVTDAHAHGIRVIVDVVPNHTSDQHPWFRAALEAGPGAPERDRYIFRRGSGPDGSLPPTDWRSHFGGPAWERTQDGEWYCHLFAREQPDLDWSHPEVRQYFLDTLRFWADRGVDGFRIDVAHSLAKDLTEPLRSQPHLDSRLPLDGTDPLYDREEVHEIYRSWRRVFDEYDPPRMAVAETWHPTSSRTYLYARNDELGQVFDFSLLKSEWDADQFRDVITRSLAEHGAVGGGMTWVLSSHDVPRHASRLALPAGTDVDAWLSTDGLAPAVDPAGAARRARAATLTMLALPGSAYLYQGEELGLLEVADLPRDRLQDPVHERTGRVLKGRDGCRVPLPWTASGPSFGFGPDGAWLPQPASFADVAVDVQAGRPDSSLELYRAALHLRRKLAHDESFAWVPTDDPLVLHFRRSGGWSCLLNFSAHEVAVPGRILLSSNPSQGEGLAPETAVWVEAA